The following nucleotide sequence is from Pseudomonas putida S13.1.2.
ACGATGCTCCTGGCGTGCGCGCTGGCACTTGGAGGGTTGCGCCCATGATGCGGCTTAACCTGCTGCCCTGGCGTGAACGGCAGCGCGAGGCGGCGCTGCGGCGCTTTCGCACCCAGCTGATTGCCGGCGCACTGCTAGCGCTGTGCGCCGTGACGCTGGTCGACCAGTTGGCCCGACAGCGCGGGCAGCAGCAGGCGCTGGCCAATGCCCAGCAACAGGCCGCCCTTGAGGTGCTGGCCGAGCAACTGCAGCCGCTGGCTGATGTGCGTGCCCAGCATGATGCACTTATCGCCCGTTCGGCTGCGCTGGAGGGCTTGCGCGCCCAGCAGGGTGTTCTGGGCGATGTGTTCGCTGGCCTCGAATGCGCGCTGCCGTTTGGCGTCCAGCTGCTCGACCTCAGCCTGGAAAACGGCCACTTGCAAATGACCGGGCTGGCTACGTCTGGCGCCGTGGTTGCGCAGTTCATGCGCGATCTGGAGCGGTCGGGTGTTTTGGTGGATCTGGCGCTCAAGCGGGTCAGGAGCCTGCCGGGTGGCGATGAGTTTCTGCTGGTTGCGCGCGTTTCGGCGTTCTGGTCGTGAATGCAGCGCCGGTCCTTGCCTGGCGCGCGATAGCCGAGCGCTCCAGAAGCATCAGGCTTATCGCCCCAGTGCTGGTCGCCGGGCTGGTGTTCGGCCTGGGTTGCGCGTTTCGCCTGCCAGCGGCGTTGCAGCAGCAGGCGCACGAAGCGGCCAGGCAGGCCACATTGAACGAGCAGCAAGCAGTCACTACCGCACAGCTGGTCGAGCTGGAGTTATTGCAGGCGTCTTTGGCTGTTGCCGAGCGGCGGTTGCTGGAGGCTCACTGGCACTTGGCCGCCGGGGAGGGCATGAGTGACCTGCTTGACCGCCTGGCGGCTTCGGGGCATGCGCATGGCTTACTGGTCGAGCGGTTCGACGTGCAGGAAGCCGAGCAGCAGGCAGGCTATCAAAAAGTACCTTTGCAGGTGCGAATGGTGGGGCGTTACGTGGACTTGCGTCAGTGGCTGGGCGACTGGCTGGGCCAGGCACGCCTGATGCGCAGCGGTGACATGACACTGGCCGCAGTCGAGGGGCAGCCCGGGCTTTTGCGTCTGCAACTGCGGGCCGATGCCTTTCAGACCCCCGCGCCCGTACCGGCACCCGATGCGCTCGCGCATATGCCGGCCAAGGCCGCCACGCCAGTCCCTGTGGTCGACCCCTTTGCGCCAAGGGCGACACGAATGGCTGGCTCCGGGCTGGCCAGCGTGCCGCTGGCACAACTGGAAATGGTCGGCAGCCTGTCGCGAGGGGCGGCGCATGAGGCGCTGGTGATGGCGGCTGGCAGGCTCTACCGCGTGCGGGCAGGTGAGCGGTTGGGGCGTAACCACGGTGTGGTGGCGCGGATTGATCAAGACCAGGTCGAAGTGCGTGAACGGCTATTCATGGCGGGGGTATGGCACGAGCGCACGGCGTTCATCACCCTTGCAAAGCGCCTGGGCAAGGAGGCCCGGAACCCGTATGAAGAACGTGATGAAATGGGTGTTGGCAGCCCTGCTGCCGATCCCGCTGGCGTCGGCGGCCCCTTATCAGGGTGAGCCCCTGTCATTGAACTTCCAGGATGTAGAAGTGCGCTCGGTGCTGCAGGTGCTGGCCGACTATGCGGGCGTCAACCTGGTTGCCAGCGATGACGTGCAGGGCAACGTGACCTTGCGGTTGCAGGACGTGCCCTGGGACCAGGCCCTTGACCTGGTGCTGCGCAGCAAGGGCCTTGCTCGGCAGCAGGAGGGCAATGTGCTGCTGGTGGCGCCTGCGGCAGCGTTTGCCGCGCAGTCGTTCGATGCTCATCTGGGCCTGTTGCCGGAGGTGCAGTTGCAGCCGTTACGCCGTGAATTGATACCGATCCACCATGCCAACGCTGCCGATCTGGTTGAGCTGTTGATGACCAGTCTGGCGGATGACAGTACCCTCGCCGTTCGTGGCAGCCTGGGTGTCGATGAGCGCACCAACACCTTGGTGGCGCACCAGCCCGCCGAGCGCCTGGCTGAATTGCGGCAACTGGTTGCGCAGCTGGATGTGCCGGTGCGCCAGGTGGCGATCGAGGCGCGTATCGTCGAGGCCAACGTCGATTACGAAAAAAGCCTGGGGGTGCGCTGGGGCGGGCCGCTGTACGGTGAAAACCTGCGGCCGGGCAAGGAACTGTTCATCGACCTGGGCGTAGAGCGGGCGGGCAGCAGCGTCGGCCTGGGCCTTCTGCGCGGCGACGTGCTGCTCGACCTGGAGCTCAGTGCCATGGAAAAAAGCGGCAACGGCGAAATCATCTCGCAGCCCAAGGTGGTCACGGCCGACAAGGAAACGGCCAGGATCCTCAAAGGCACCGAGGTGCCTTACCAGGAAACCAGTAAGAGCGGCGCCACCTCGGTCGCCTTTCGCGAAGCCTCGCTGTCGCTGGAGGTGACCCCGCAAATTACCCCGGACAACAAGGTGATCATGGCGGTCAGGGTGACCAAGGATGAGCCGGATTACGTCAATGCCTTGAACAACGTACCGCCGATCCGCAAGAACGAGGTCAACGCCAAGGTTCGTGTGGCGGACGGTGAAACGATCGTGATCGGTGGCGTGTACTCGACTTCGCAAAACAATGTGGTCGACAAGGTGCCATTTTTGGGCGATCTGCCGTATGTTGGGCGGCTGTTTCGACGCGATGCATTACAAGAGAAAAAATCCGAGCTGCTGGTCTTCCTGACTCCGCGTATCATGAGTGACCAGGCGATTGCTGTGAGTCGTTGATTCTGTGCGAAATTTGATACTTGTGGGGCCCATGGGCGCTGGTAAAAGCACCATAGGACGCCTATTGGCCAAAGAGCTGCGCCTGCTGTTCAAGGATTCCGACAAGGAAATCGAACTGCGATGCGGCGCCAACATCCCGTGGATTTTCGACAAGGAAGGCGAGCCGGGTTTCCGTGAGCGCGAGCAGGCGATGATCGCCGAACTGTGCGCACTCGACGGCGTTGTCCTGGCGACCGGCGGTGGCGCGGTGATGCGCGAAGCCAACCGCCAGGCATTGCGCCGGGGTGGGCGGGTTATCTACCTGCATGCTTCGGTGGAGCAGCAGGTTGGCCGGACCGCGCGTGATCGCAATCGCCCGCTGCTGCGCACCGCCAACCCCGAGGCGACCCTGCGCGCCTTGCTGGAAGCCCGCGACCCGCTCTACCGCGAGATCGCCGATGTGGTAGTGGAAACCGACGAGCGGCCGCCACGCATGGTGGTGATCGATATTCTCGACCGCTTGCAGCAGTTGCCGCCCCGTTAGCCCGGGACTATTCTCGGCCACCAGCGCCGAGGCGAGGTTCAACGTTAGCGCGCAGGTTGCCCGAACGGCGCCGCGCTCAAGTACATTGTGGGGATACATGCAGACACTTAAGGTC
It contains:
- a CDS encoding type IV pilus secretin PilQ, translated to MKNVMKWVLAALLPIPLASAAPYQGEPLSLNFQDVEVRSVLQVLADYAGVNLVASDDVQGNVTLRLQDVPWDQALDLVLRSKGLARQQEGNVLLVAPAAAFAAQSFDAHLGLLPEVQLQPLRRELIPIHHANAADLVELLMTSLADDSTLAVRGSLGVDERTNTLVAHQPAERLAELRQLVAQLDVPVRQVAIEARIVEANVDYEKSLGVRWGGPLYGENLRPGKELFIDLGVERAGSSVGLGLLRGDVLLDLELSAMEKSGNGEIISQPKVVTADKETARILKGTEVPYQETSKSGATSVAFREASLSLEVTPQITPDNKVIMAVRVTKDEPDYVNALNNVPPIRKNEVNAKVRVADGETIVIGGVYSTSQNNVVDKVPFLGDLPYVGRLFRRDALQEKKSELLVFLTPRIMSDQAIAVSR
- a CDS encoding PilN domain-containing protein, producing MMRLNLLPWRERQREAALRRFRTQLIAGALLALCAVTLVDQLARQRGQQQALANAQQQAALEVLAEQLQPLADVRAQHDALIARSAALEGLRAQQGVLGDVFAGLECALPFGVQLLDLSLENGHLQMTGLATSGAVVAQFMRDLERSGVLVDLALKRVRSLPGGDEFLLVARVSAFWS
- the aroK gene encoding shikimate kinase AroK, which translates into the protein MRNLILVGPMGAGKSTIGRLLAKELRLLFKDSDKEIELRCGANIPWIFDKEGEPGFREREQAMIAELCALDGVVLATGGGAVMREANRQALRRGGRVIYLHASVEQQVGRTARDRNRPLLRTANPEATLRALLEARDPLYREIADVVVETDERPPRMVVIDILDRLQQLPPR
- a CDS encoding pilus assembly protein PilP, with product MNAAPVLAWRAIAERSRSIRLIAPVLVAGLVFGLGCAFRLPAALQQQAHEAARQATLNEQQAVTTAQLVELELLQASLAVAERRLLEAHWHLAAGEGMSDLLDRLAASGHAHGLLVERFDVQEAEQQAGYQKVPLQVRMVGRYVDLRQWLGDWLGQARLMRSGDMTLAAVEGQPGLLRLQLRADAFQTPAPVPAPDALAHMPAKAATPVPVVDPFAPRATRMAGSGLASVPLAQLEMVGSLSRGAAHEALVMAAGRLYRVRAGERLGRNHGVVARIDQDQVEVRERLFMAGVWHERTAFITLAKRLGKEARNPYEERDEMGVGSPAADPAGVGGPLSG